The following proteins are co-located in the Sphingomonas panacis genome:
- a CDS encoding efflux RND transporter permease subunit has protein sequence MSPSRIFILRPVATALLMVGIVLAGLVGFRMLSLSALPEVDYPTIEVTTLYPGGSPDVMSQTVTAPLERQFGEMPGLTRMASTSSAGASVITLQFGLNEGLDVAEQEVQAAINASSALLPADLPAPPVYAKVNPADAPILTIAISSKTMPLTQVQSIVDTRLAQKISQISGVGLVSLAGGQKPAMRIRADTQALSSFGLSLSQLRTAIDNANANSAKGSFDGPNRSYQINANDQLETVDDYKNMIVSYANNAPVRLSQVAQVVEGAENARLGALAGTTPAIILNVQRQPGANVIQTTDAIKNQLPVLLKSLPAGLDAKVLADRTTGIRASVSDVEFELVLAVLLVVLVIFFFLHSGRATLVAGLAVPISLIGTFGVMYLLDYSLDNLSLMALTIATGFVVDDAIVMIENIQRHIEEGIPPFEAALKGAAEIGFTIISLTVSLIAVLIPLLFMGDIVGRLFREFAVTLAVTILISAVVSLTLTPMLSARWLKAPADEKPSRVAQRSAALFGAVERRYEKALGFVLDRRFATLLVAIGTLALTVLLYLVIPKGLFPTQDTGQLQARLVASTSVSYDKMAALQAQAAKAILADGDVASLSAFVGVDGSDNATLNSGSMFINLKESHGSQAKVMQRLTQAVDRIAGVTLYLQPTQDLTIDAESGPTQYRLSIEGSNTADVTAEAKRIAAALQSVSKVRNVTTDAGAQGSAAFINIDRDTAARLNITASSVDDALYSAFGQRIVSTIFTETTQYRVILEAAPGLLTDPQSLGLLHLQASGGATPLGAIATIREGSSPLQVTHVAQFPAATIGFDTAPGVSLGTAVEAIKAKLSTLKVKAGISTTFLGAAGAFANSLTNQLYLILAAIVCVYIVLGVLYESFIHPVTILSTLPSAAVGALFALWVTGHDLDVIGIIGIVLLIGIVKKNAIMMIDFAIAAERDEGLPPIEAIRQAAILRFRPILMTTLAALFAAVPLMLGTGEGAELRRPLGIAIFGGLLVSQLLTIFTTPVVYLYFDRAQQSLARRGWGVRSSPDIGPEARP, from the coding sequence ATGAGCCCTTCGCGCATTTTCATCCTACGCCCGGTCGCGACCGCGCTGCTGATGGTCGGCATCGTGCTGGCCGGCCTCGTCGGCTTCCGCATGCTGTCACTGTCTGCGCTGCCCGAGGTCGATTACCCGACGATCGAAGTCACCACGCTTTATCCGGGTGGTAGCCCCGATGTGATGAGCCAGACCGTCACCGCGCCGCTCGAACGCCAGTTCGGCGAGATGCCGGGGCTGACGCGGATGGCCTCGACCAGCTCGGCGGGTGCGTCGGTGATCACGCTGCAATTCGGGCTGAACGAAGGGCTTGATGTCGCCGAGCAGGAAGTGCAGGCGGCGATCAACGCGTCGTCCGCGCTGCTTCCGGCCGATCTGCCCGCGCCGCCGGTCTACGCCAAGGTCAACCCGGCCGACGCGCCGATCCTGACGATCGCGATCAGCTCGAAGACGATGCCGCTCACGCAGGTGCAGTCGATCGTCGATACGCGGCTCGCGCAGAAGATCAGCCAGATCAGCGGCGTCGGCCTCGTCAGCCTCGCCGGCGGGCAGAAGCCGGCGATGCGGATTCGCGCGGATACGCAGGCGTTGTCGAGCTTCGGCCTGTCGCTGTCGCAACTGCGCACCGCAATCGACAATGCGAATGCGAACAGCGCCAAGGGCAGCTTCGACGGTCCGAACCGGTCGTACCAGATCAACGCCAACGACCAGTTGGAGACGGTCGACGACTACAAGAACATGATCGTCAGTTATGCCAACAACGCGCCGGTGCGGCTTTCCCAAGTCGCGCAGGTGGTGGAGGGCGCGGAGAACGCGCGGCTCGGCGCGCTCGCGGGAACCACGCCGGCGATCATCCTCAACGTCCAGCGCCAGCCGGGCGCGAACGTCATCCAGACCACCGACGCGATCAAGAACCAGCTTCCCGTGCTGCTCAAGAGCCTGCCCGCCGGGCTGGACGCCAAGGTGCTGGCGGATCGCACCACCGGCATCCGCGCCTCGGTGAGCGATGTCGAGTTCGAGCTGGTGCTGGCGGTGCTGCTGGTCGTGCTGGTGATCTTCTTCTTCCTGCATTCCGGCCGCGCGACGCTGGTGGCGGGGCTGGCGGTGCCGATCTCGTTGATCGGCACGTTCGGCGTGATGTACCTGCTCGATTACAGCCTCGATAACCTGTCGCTGATGGCGCTGACGATCGCGACCGGCTTCGTCGTCGACGATGCGATCGTGATGATCGAGAATATCCAGCGCCATATCGAGGAGGGGATTCCCCCCTTCGAGGCGGCGCTGAAGGGCGCGGCGGAAATCGGCTTCACGATCATCTCGCTGACCGTTTCCCTGATCGCGGTGCTGATCCCGCTGCTGTTCATGGGCGATATCGTCGGCCGCTTGTTCCGCGAGTTCGCGGTGACGCTGGCGGTGACGATCCTGATCTCGGCGGTGGTATCGCTGACGCTGACGCCGATGCTGTCGGCGCGCTGGCTCAAGGCGCCGGCCGACGAGAAGCCGAGCCGGGTCGCGCAACGCTCCGCCGCGCTGTTCGGCGCGGTCGAGCGGCGGTATGAGAAGGCGCTCGGCTTCGTGCTCGATCGGCGCTTCGCGACGTTGCTGGTGGCGATCGGCACGCTCGCGCTCACCGTGCTGCTGTACCTCGTCATTCCCAAGGGGCTGTTCCCGACTCAGGACACCGGCCAGTTGCAGGCGCGGCTCGTCGCATCGACCAGCGTTTCCTACGACAAGATGGCGGCGCTTCAAGCGCAGGCGGCGAAGGCGATCCTCGCCGATGGCGATGTCGCGTCGCTGTCGGCGTTCGTCGGGGTTGATGGATCGGACAACGCGACGCTCAACTCGGGCAGCATGTTCATCAACCTCAAGGAAAGCCACGGCAGCCAAGCCAAGGTGATGCAGCGGCTGACGCAAGCGGTGGATCGCATCGCCGGAGTGACTTTGTACCTCCAGCCGACGCAGGATCTGACGATCGACGCCGAGAGCGGCCCGACGCAATATCGGCTGTCGATCGAAGGATCGAACACCGCCGACGTCACGGCCGAAGCCAAGCGCATCGCCGCCGCACTGCAATCGGTGTCGAAGGTGCGCAACGTCACCACCGATGCCGGCGCGCAGGGTTCCGCCGCGTTCATCAACATCGACCGGGATACCGCCGCGCGGCTCAACATCACCGCGTCGAGCGTCGATGACGCGCTGTATTCGGCATTCGGCCAGCGCATCGTCTCGACGATCTTCACCGAGACGACGCAGTATCGCGTGATCCTCGAAGCGGCGCCGGGGCTGCTGACCGATCCGCAGTCTCTTGGGCTGCTGCACCTCCAGGCCTCGGGCGGCGCGACGCCGCTGGGCGCGATCGCGACGATCCGCGAGGGCAGCTCACCGCTTCAGGTAACGCACGTCGCGCAGTTCCCGGCGGCGACGATCGGGTTCGATACCGCGCCGGGCGTGTCGCTCGGCACCGCTGTCGAGGCGATCAAGGCCAAGCTCTCGACGCTCAAGGTCAAGGCGGGCATCTCGACGACCTTCCTCGGCGCGGCCGGCGCATTCGCCAACTCGCTGACCAACCAGCTCTACCTGATCCTCGCCGCGATCGTGTGCGTCTATATCGTGCTGGGGGTGCTGTACGAGAGCTTCATTCACCCGGTCACGATCCTGTCGACCTTGCCCTCGGCCGCGGTCGGCGCGCTGTTCGCGCTTTGGGTGACGGGGCATGATCTCGATGTGATCGGCATCATCGGCATCGTGCTGCTGATCGGCATCGTCAAGAAGAACGCGATCATGATGATCGACTTCGCCATCGCCGCCGAGCGCGACGAGGGACTGCCGCCGATCGAGGCGATCCGTCAGGCGGCGATCCTGCGCTTCCGCCCGATCCTGATGACAACGCTGGCGGCATTGTTCGCGGCGGTGCCGCTGATGCTCGGGACGGGCGAGGGGGCGGAATTGCGACGGCCGCTCGGCATCGCCATCTTCGGCGGGTTGCTGGTCAGCCAGTTGCTGACGATCTTCACCACCCCGGTCGTGTACCTCTATTTCGATCGGGCCCAGCAATCGCTGGCGCGGCGCGGCTGGGGCGTGCGCTCTTCCCCCGACATTGGCCCCGAAGCGCGTCCATGA
- a CDS encoding dienelactone hydrolase family protein, translating to MILRSDESQDIAVAGGGTMRLHLFRPAIEGRFPGVLLFSEIYQVTAPIRRLAAMLAGNGYVVAVPEVYHEYEPAGTVLAYDQAGTDRGNALKFAKPVAAYDADAEAGLTALADHPACNGQLATFGVCLGGHLAYRAALDPRVTAAACFYATDVHSGTLGEGRNDDSLARMVDLKAETMFVWGRQDPHVPFEGREIIRARLEAVGARYEWHEVNAQHAFLRDEGPRYDPALFLQAIGWTLALFQRALR from the coding sequence ATGATCTTACGCAGCGACGAGAGCCAGGACATCGCGGTCGCCGGCGGCGGCACGATGCGGCTGCATCTGTTCCGTCCGGCGATCGAGGGGCGTTTCCCCGGCGTGCTGCTGTTTTCGGAAATCTATCAGGTGACGGCACCGATCCGGCGGCTCGCGGCGATGCTCGCTGGCAACGGCTATGTGGTCGCCGTGCCCGAAGTGTATCACGAATATGAACCCGCCGGCACCGTCCTCGCCTACGATCAGGCTGGCACCGATCGCGGCAATGCACTCAAGTTCGCAAAACCCGTCGCCGCATATGATGCGGACGCGGAGGCTGGGCTGACCGCGCTCGCCGACCATCCCGCCTGCAATGGCCAGTTGGCGACCTTCGGCGTGTGTCTCGGCGGGCATCTCGCGTATCGTGCGGCGCTCGACCCGCGCGTGACGGCGGCGGCGTGCTTCTACGCGACTGACGTGCATTCCGGGACGTTGGGCGAGGGCCGCAACGACGACAGTCTCGCGCGGATGGTCGATCTCAAGGCCGAGACGATGTTCGTCTGGGGGCGGCAAGACCCGCATGTCCCGTTCGAAGGCCGTGAGATCATCCGCGCGCGGCTCGAAGCGGTCGGCGCGCGCTATGAATGGCATGAGGTGAACGCCCAGCACGCGTTCCTTCGCGATGAAGGTCCACGCTATGATCCGGCGCTGTTCCTGCAAGCGATAGGGTGGACGCTGGCGCTGTTCCAACGCGCGCTGCGCTGA
- a CDS encoding efflux RND transporter periplasmic adaptor subunit: MTEVEPSSPHYRDDIVADAPRPISRRGRLLSWVAGIAVLALVVLGAVWLAQSSSNSGGNGRGPGGGGRRGGGQPTTVGTVKAVRADLPIQVEALGTVTPAATVTIRPQVSGTITQVLYREGQLVRKGETLAIIDPRPYQAALLQAQGALIRDRAQLANARVQLGRYQTLLGQDSIARQDVDTQAATAKQLEGTIAIDRGQVQQAQINLGFTRVVSPVTGRVGLRVVDIGNYIGAGDANGIAVVTTLQPIDVAFAVPQDQAPAIGKRIAQGAEIPAVALDRTRTQTLDQGRFSTLDNQVDTATGTIKGKARFANASGQLYPSQFVNVRLTVDTISQAVTIPPAAVRSGQDASFVWLLKPDKTVTQRTIKTGIASADKVQVVSGLNVGDIVITDGGDRLSEGAKVALPGDKPAAGAGGGRRRRNRG, encoded by the coding sequence ATGACCGAGGTCGAGCCTTCCTCCCCACACTATCGGGACGATATCGTCGCGGATGCGCCCCGCCCGATCAGTCGGCGGGGGCGTTTGTTGAGCTGGGTCGCAGGTATCGCCGTGTTGGCTCTGGTTGTGCTCGGCGCGGTCTGGTTGGCGCAGTCCAGCTCGAATTCGGGCGGAAACGGTCGCGGTCCGGGCGGCGGTGGCCGACGCGGCGGCGGCCAGCCGACCACGGTTGGCACCGTCAAGGCCGTTCGCGCCGATCTGCCGATCCAGGTCGAGGCGCTGGGCACGGTCACGCCTGCGGCGACCGTCACGATCCGGCCGCAGGTATCGGGCACGATCACGCAAGTGCTCTACCGCGAAGGCCAACTCGTCCGAAAGGGGGAGACGCTCGCGATCATCGATCCGCGACCGTATCAGGCGGCGCTGCTGCAGGCGCAGGGCGCGCTGATCCGTGATCGCGCCCAGCTTGCCAACGCGCGCGTTCAGCTCGGCCGCTACCAGACGTTGCTCGGACAGGATTCGATCGCGCGGCAGGATGTCGATACGCAGGCGGCGACCGCCAAGCAGCTCGAAGGCACGATCGCGATCGATCGCGGGCAAGTGCAGCAGGCGCAGATCAACCTCGGCTTCACGCGGGTCGTGTCGCCGGTGACGGGCCGGGTCGGGCTGCGCGTGGTCGATATCGGCAATTATATCGGTGCGGGCGACGCCAATGGCATCGCGGTGGTGACGACGCTTCAGCCGATCGACGTCGCCTTCGCAGTGCCGCAGGATCAGGCGCCGGCGATCGGCAAGCGCATCGCGCAGGGCGCCGAGATTCCGGCGGTCGCGCTGGACCGGACGCGCACGCAGACGCTCGACCAGGGCCGGTTCTCGACGCTCGACAATCAGGTCGATACCGCCACCGGCACGATCAAGGGCAAGGCGCGCTTCGCCAATGCGAGCGGCCAGCTTTACCCGAGTCAGTTCGTCAACGTCCGCCTGACCGTCGATACGATCAGCCAGGCGGTGACGATCCCGCCGGCGGCGGTGCGATCGGGGCAGGATGCCAGCTTCGTGTGGTTGCTCAAGCCCGACAAGACGGTGACTCAGCGCACGATCAAGACCGGCATCGCGTCCGCCGACAAGGTGCAGGTGGTGAGCGGCCTCAATGTCGGCGATATCGTCATCACCGACGGCGGCGACCGGCTGAGCGAGGGTGCCAAGGTCGCGCTGCCCGGTGACAAGCCGGCGGCGGGTGCTGGTGGTGGGCGTCGCCGGCGCAATCGCGGCTGA
- a CDS encoding TonB-dependent receptor, translating to MMTFPSRSCRSGVVAALLLSTSVIAGAACAEDAAPAATPAPADQNTADQDQLGDITVYARKRAENLQNVPIPVTVITPAELTRQNLVNFTDFQSKFPAFSVYLTNPKQLNLGVRGIGNNGFNTDGIDGSVGIFVDGVYTGRQGMVSTDFNDLAQVELLRGPQGTLFGKNTTAGAVIINTLKPSFEFGANAEATVGNQGYQEIKAGVTGPLIPGKLALRLSGYYSKTDGNYPNLFNNNYQNARQGQGIRAQLLATPTDTLSIRLIGTYNHQGFPTISPVILQVYDPALLQTRMRNAGYTLSTGTVENRRINIDGALNAVTDNRAVSGEVSWDVGGGTFTAITAFQHWSCFTNNDNDYTQLNAIPDYGSCNDEHQFSQEVRWATAKNRPIELTVGGFLSRQKLEVDSRLRFGNQYYIWAANPSTTAFPTVGGKTWAQGAYANQVAGLGFASKAIFHTDTEAAFGNATWHPDAARRLALDVGLRYTWEHRTEVYDGSVVSNLGNLSTAQINALSPSGANAQLGHVDDRLNDRSLSGEASVSYKVTPSAMLYAKFARGNKSAGFNLLPVNASNPDASVLRAVTLYGAGQQVRGEKTDNFEAGIKSEWFDRHLLINLTGFHTVVRNYQANESVGVGNTAAKFLANVGSLTSDGVELEGELFIAKGLHLKGFAAYNHAYYSSFHNSTCPATTTASVCDLTGRQVAWAPKWTADLTTDYSHEVGEDAVAYGLVDVNWRSKQNTTITLDPTAEIGNYALVSARVGLQLAHGTYDIQLWSENLLNKAYYINLLGLTKSTGIVQGYPGNPRAFGGTVKVKF from the coding sequence ATGATGACATTTCCTTCGCGGTCGTGCCGGTCCGGCGTGGTCGCTGCTCTACTGTTGTCGACCAGCGTGATCGCCGGCGCGGCTTGCGCCGAAGATGCCGCACCTGCCGCAACGCCGGCGCCGGCCGACCAGAACACCGCCGATCAGGATCAGCTCGGCGACATCACCGTCTACGCGCGCAAGCGGGCGGAGAATCTCCAGAATGTTCCGATCCCGGTGACCGTCATCACCCCCGCCGAACTGACCCGGCAGAACCTCGTTAACTTCACCGATTTCCAGTCGAAGTTCCCGGCTTTCTCGGTCTATCTGACCAACCCCAAGCAGCTCAACCTCGGCGTGCGCGGGATCGGCAACAACGGCTTCAACACCGATGGCATCGATGGGTCTGTCGGCATCTTCGTCGATGGCGTCTATACCGGCCGGCAAGGCATGGTCTCGACCGACTTCAACGATCTCGCCCAGGTCGAGCTGCTGCGCGGCCCGCAGGGCACGTTGTTCGGCAAGAACACCACGGCGGGCGCGGTCATCATCAACACGCTCAAGCCGAGTTTCGAGTTTGGCGCCAATGCCGAGGCGACGGTTGGTAATCAGGGGTATCAGGAGATCAAGGCCGGCGTGACCGGGCCGCTGATCCCGGGCAAGCTCGCGCTGCGGTTGTCGGGCTATTACAGCAAGACCGACGGCAATTATCCCAACCTCTTCAACAACAATTATCAGAACGCGCGGCAGGGGCAGGGCATCCGCGCGCAATTGCTGGCGACGCCGACCGATACGCTCTCGATCCGGCTGATCGGCACGTACAACCATCAGGGCTTCCCGACGATCTCGCCGGTGATCCTGCAAGTCTACGATCCCGCCCTGCTCCAGACTCGGATGCGCAACGCCGGCTATACGCTGTCGACCGGCACGGTGGAGAACCGCCGCATCAACATCGACGGCGCGCTCAACGCCGTGACCGACAACCGCGCGGTGAGCGGCGAGGTCAGTTGGGATGTCGGCGGCGGCACCTTCACCGCGATCACCGCGTTCCAGCATTGGAGCTGCTTCACCAACAACGACAATGATTACACCCAGCTCAACGCGATCCCCGATTATGGCTCGTGCAACGACGAGCACCAATTTTCGCAGGAAGTGCGCTGGGCGACGGCCAAGAACCGGCCGATCGAACTGACCGTCGGCGGCTTCCTGTCGCGGCAGAAGCTTGAGGTCGATTCGCGCCTCCGTTTCGGCAACCAATATTATATATGGGCGGCCAATCCCTCGACGACGGCTTTCCCGACCGTGGGCGGCAAGACGTGGGCGCAGGGCGCCTATGCCAATCAGGTCGCGGGGCTCGGCTTCGCATCGAAGGCGATCTTCCACACCGATACCGAGGCCGCGTTCGGCAACGCCACCTGGCATCCCGATGCGGCGCGCCGGCTCGCGCTCGACGTGGGACTGCGGTATACGTGGGAGCATCGTACCGAAGTCTATGACGGTTCGGTCGTGTCGAACCTCGGCAACCTCAGCACCGCGCAGATCAACGCGCTGTCCCCGTCCGGCGCCAACGCGCAGCTCGGCCATGTCGACGATCGGCTCAACGATCGGTCGCTGTCGGGCGAAGCGAGCGTCAGCTACAAGGTGACACCGTCGGCGATGCTTTATGCCAAGTTCGCGCGCGGCAACAAATCGGCTGGCTTCAACCTGCTGCCGGTGAACGCCTCGAACCCGGACGCGAGCGTGCTGCGTGCGGTGACGCTCTACGGCGCGGGCCAGCAGGTGCGGGGCGAGAAGACCGACAATTTCGAGGCCGGCATCAAGAGCGAGTGGTTCGACCGCCATCTGCTCATCAACCTCACCGGCTTCCACACCGTCGTCCGCAACTATCAGGCGAACGAGTCGGTCGGCGTGGGCAACACCGCCGCGAAGTTCCTCGCCAACGTCGGCTCGCTGACCTCGGACGGTGTCGAGTTGGAGGGTGAACTGTTCATCGCCAAGGGCCTGCACTTGAAGGGCTTCGCGGCGTACAACCACGCCTATTATTCGTCGTTCCACAACTCGACCTGCCCGGCGACGACCACCGCCTCGGTATGTGATCTCACCGGCCGTCAGGTCGCGTGGGCGCCAAAGTGGACCGCCGATCTCACCACCGATTACAGCCATGAGGTTGGTGAGGACGCGGTCGCTTACGGGCTGGTCGACGTGAACTGGCGCAGCAAGCAGAACACCACGATCACGCTCGATCCGACCGCGGAGATCGGCAATTACGCGCTGGTCAGCGCACGCGTCGGCCTGCAACTCGCGCATGGCACATACGACATTCAGCTCTGGTCGGAGAATTTGCTCAACAAGGCGTATTACATCAACCTGCTCGGCCTGACCAAATCGACTGGCATCGTGCAGGGCTATCCCGGCAACCCGCGCGCGTTCGGCGGTACGGTGAAGGTCAAGTTCTAG